The sequence ATGACCGTGGTTTTTTTGGTAGATCATGGTGTAAACATGAAATGGAGGAGCACGGACTTAACGGCAATGTTGTCCAATCGAACACTTCTCTTAGCAAATTAAAAGGCACTTTGCGTGGAATGCACTACCAAAAGCATCCATACGAGGAAACAAAATTAATCCGTTGTACTAAAGGAGCAATCTACGATGTAATTATTGATTTGAGGAAAGACTCTCCAACTTACCTGCAGTGGTTTGGCATCGAACTTACTGAAGACAATTACAAAATGTTATACGTTCCTGAAAAGTTTGCGCACGGATTTATTACGCTCAAAGACAATACCGAAGTTACCTACCTAGTAACAGAGTTTTATACTCCCGGATCAGAAGCGGGTTTACGCTATAATGATCCTCGGTTCAACATTCAATGGCCCGGAGAAATAACGGTGATTACCGACAAAGACAAAAACCACCCGGACTTCGACGAATCTTTACTTCCTTAAAACAAAACAAAAATGATTATCGTTGATAAAGCCCTCCAAAAGAGAGCAGCAGAAAACAACCCCATCCGTGTCGGAATGATTGGATCCGGTTTTATGGGGCGTGGAATTGTTATTCAAATAACCAGGTCTGTACCGGGAATGGAGTTGGTTGCAATTTCAAACCGTACTCCGGAGAAAGCGATCAAAGCATATGCAGAGGCCGGCATAGACAAAGTTTCTCAAGTCAATCGTGTAACAGAGCTAGAAGACAATATCCAAAAAGGTAAATACAGCGTTACTGACAACCCTGAACTACTATGCCGTGCTAACGGAATTGATGCCATTATTGAAGTGACAGGAGCAATTGAATTTACAGCGAAACTAATCATGACTGCTTTTGACCATAAAAAGCATGTTATCCTTATGAACGCTGAAATTGACGGAACAATCGGGCCCATATTAAAAAAATATGCGGATAAAGCAGGAGTCGTTTTGACAAGTGCAGATGGCGATCAACCTGGGGTTGAAATGAATCTTTACCGATTTGTAAAGTCAATCGGCGTTAAGCCTGTTCTTTGCGGCAATATAAAAGGGCTTCATGATCCTTACCGAAATCCAACAACGCAAGAAGGATTT is a genomic window of Mangrovibacterium diazotrophicum containing:
- the rfbC gene encoding dTDP-4-dehydrorhamnose 3,5-epimerase → MIFTETKLPGAYVIEIKQLTDDRGFFGRSWCKHEMEEHGLNGNVVQSNTSLSKLKGTLRGMHYQKHPYEETKLIRCTKGAIYDVIIDLRKDSPTYLQWFGIELTEDNYKMLYVPEKFAHGFITLKDNTEVTYLVTEFYTPGSEAGLRYNDPRFNIQWPGEITVITDKDKNHPDFDESLLP